From the Fusarium musae strain F31 chromosome 11, whole genome shotgun sequence genome, one window contains:
- a CDS encoding hypothetical protein (EggNog:ENOG41), translating to MTSHDEEARNEAAPLLPNNEERSVSEWPANDWWTELSLITRYTVPLVATYLLQYSFSVITTTAAGHLSPDDLAAAAIGVTTMNIAGLALYEGMATALDTLCAQAYGAGNKTGVGLHVQRMLLLMTAVTIPVAAVWVCSPAFLTLILKQEHLAVKAGSFLRVSILGIPGYASFEALKRFLQAQGDFNTGMAVLVICAPINALLSWLFAFKLNLGLEGAALGAAVANTLRPTLLLICIFFKRSTHECWPGFSRRALQGWGPMVRLSAAGSAVTLAEWAAFEIITVSTSYVSTIHLAAQTILTTTSIVMWHIPFSLGVAVSTRVGHLIGGGHVKPARRITILYGIMFVGLGFFDGAVLFLLRNYIGPFYASDEEVRRIVTNTMLAVAGFQVVDSIVCGCNGVLRGLAKQSVSAWVVFFVNYFAAVPIAVWLELGPLDMGLNGVWSGMIGGSAVIALIEVIYMIKVDWRSSVEVVKSRED from the coding sequence ATGACTTCACACGACGAAGAGGCCCGCAATGAAGCGGCACCATTGCTACCAAACAATGAAGAAAGATCTGTCTCAGAATGGCCAGCGAATGACTGGTGGACTGAGCTGTCGCTCATAACACGCTATACAGTTCCCCTGGTAGCAACATATCTTCTTCAATACTCTTTCAGCGTTATCACGACAACAGCAGCTGGTCATCTCAGCCCAGATGACTTGGCAGCCGCTGCAATTGGTGTCACGACCATGAACATCGCTGGTCTCGCTCTCTACGAAGGAATGGCAACAGCTCTCGACACCCTCTGCGCACAAGCATATGGGGCTGGCAACAAGACGGGTGTTGGCCTGCATGTCCAGCGTATGCTTCTTCTCATGACAGCTGTTACCATCCCTGTTGCTGCAGTATGGGTATGCTCCCCCGCATTCCTGACTCTCATCCTCAAGCAAGAGCATCTCGCCGTCAAAGCAGGCTCATTCCTCCGAGTCAGTATCCTAGGAATCCCCGGCTATGCTTCCTTCGAAGCCCTAAAGCGCTtcctccaagcccaaggcgaCTTCAACACCGGGATGGCAGTCCTGGTCATATGCGCGCCTATCAACGCCCTCCTCAGCTGGCTCTTCGccttcaagctcaacctcGGTCTCGAAGGCGCCGCTCTCGGCGCAGCGGTAGCCAACACCCTGCGTCCAACCCTCCTCCTAATCTGCATCTTTTTCAAAAGGTCAACGCACGAATGCTGGCCTGGCTTTTCGCGTCGTGCCCTGCAGGGCTGGGGACCCATGGTTCGGCTATCTGCCGCCGGATCGGCTGTCACGTTGGCGGAGTGGGCTGCGTTTGAGATCATCACCGTGAGCACGTCATACGTGAGCACGATTCATCTCGCTGCGCAGACGATCTTGACTACTACTTCGATTGTGATGTGGCATATTCCGTTTTCGCTTGGTGTTGCTGTTAGTACGAGGGTTGGACATTTGATTGGCGGTGGACATGTAAAGCCTGCGAGACGGATTACGATTCTTTATGGGATCATGTTTGTTGGTTTAGGGTTCTTTGATGGTGCggttttgttcttgttgaggaaTTACATTGGGCCTTTCTATGCGAGCGATGAGGAAGTTCGGAGGATTGTTACCAATACCATGCTTGCTGTGGCGGGCTTCCAAGTGGTCGACTCGATTGTTTGTGGATGCAATGGTGTGCTTCGTGGTTTGGCCAAGCAATCTGTGTCAGCATGGGTTGTGTTCTTCGTCAACTACTTTGCCGCTGTTCCCATTGCGGTCTGGCTGGAGCTGGGACCTTTGGATATGGGTCTGAATGGTGTTTGGTCTGGAATGATAGGTGGCTCTGCAGTCATTGCACTTATCGAAGTCATCTATATGATCAAAGTCGACTGGAGAAGTTCCGTCGAGGtagtcaagtcaagagagGATTAA
- a CDS encoding hypothetical protein (EggNog:ENOG41): protein MVHNIRTKDEFQDALKKYPIVVVDFYSTHSAESKHIAATFAHAYELDKFKDFRFVKVDIDELKGLAEEVGVSQPATFHMYKNGEKINDLQSEHKEDLIQFLETGL from the exons ATGGTGCACAACATCCGAAC CAAGGACGAGTTCCAAGATGCTCTGAAGAAATATCCCATCGTCGTCGTGGACTTTTACTCCACGCACAGCGCAGAGTCGAAGCACATTGCTGCCACATTCGCCCA CGCCTATGAGTTGgacaagttcaaggactTCCGCTTCGTCAAGGTCGACATCGATGAACTGAAAGGTCTCGCGGAGGAGGTTGGTGTTTCGCAACCTGCCACATTTCATATGTACAAGAACGGAGAGAAAATCAATGATCTGCAGAGCGAGCACAAGGAGGATCTGATTCAATTCTTGGAGACTGGCCTGTAA
- a CDS encoding hypothetical protein (EggNog:ENOG41) has translation MDQVSQAAPPFYPLTESNHAALVVITAVIFFIYAILGIIGKLIIRLNITSMKDFDVGLLIAALLYFIQTACVVASCSHGLGEHRDALSDENFGRFSKLMYASRIFGILVHATTKISLGLLIRQIDRQGGLNTANMILSGVVIAWAISGIFATAFQCPMPEPWLAENAAQCPNQGPIFVYNGIMIILTDIALCILPVAMMWEVQTSIRRKIIVMALFGTRLIVPMLTIPELVHARYMFHNSGDVTWQAVSMMIWGQIALGLSVITVCIPSLKGVIDSLLGSTAVAAINTPYELKDSGNGTGLEMTALSDSRTKQTSKQGSGLGSALRRHSRPRHNDQPVWRRDVMGEVRTEVASGSDSVTNLTEGVMVNRDFEVSYDDRQTSRADSMGSSEGAYRI, from the exons ATGGACCAAGTATCGCAGGCGGCTCCGCCGTTTTACCCGTTGACGGAGAGTAACCATGCTGCACTTGTTGTCATCACTGCTGTTATTTTCTTCATCTATGCGATTCTTGGAATTATTGGCAAGCTTATTATTCGGTTGAATATTACTTCTATGAAGGATTTCGACGTGGGACTGTTGATTGCTGCGTTGTTGTATTTTATACAAACAGCTTGTGTTGTTGCATCCTGTAGCCATGGACTTGGTGAGCATCGTGATGCGCTCTCTGATGAGAATTTTGGTCGCTTCAGCAAG CTGATGTATGCTTCACGAATATTCGGGATTCTTGTTCATGCGACAACAAAGATCTCACTTGGGCTTCTTATTCGACAGATCGATCGACAAGGTGGACTGAATACTGCAAACATGATTCTCAGTGGAGTTGTCATCGCATGGGCTATATCTGGAATATTTGCGACCGCTTTCCAATGCCCAATGCCGGAGCCATGGCTCGCTGAGAACGCAGCACAATGCCCGAATCAAGGACCGATCTTTGTCTACAACGGCATCATGATAATATTAACAGACATAGCTCTGTGTATTCTACCGGTCGCAATGATGTGGGAGGTCCAGACCTCGATACGAAGAAAGATCATCGTCATGGCGTTGTTCGGCACGCGACTCATCGTCCCGATGCTCACGATACCCGAGCTCGTCCACGCACGATACATGTTTCACAACTCGGGCGACGTCACATGGCAAGCTGTCTCAATGATGATATGGGGTCAAATCGCACTCGGCCTCTCAGTAATCACAGTCTGCATCCCCAGTCTCAAAGGCGTAATCGACAGCCTTCTCGGTTCTACCGCAGTCGCAGCCATCAACACTCCCTACGAACTCAAAGACAGCGGTAACGGAACGGGTCTCGAAATGACAGCACTGTCGGACTCTCGAACGAAACAAACATCAAAGCAAGGCAGTGGTTTAGGCAGTGCTCTACGAAGACATTCAAGGCCGAGACATAACGACCAACCAGTGTGGCGAAGGGATGTCATGGGGGAGGTACGAACGGAAGTAGCAAGCGGAAGTGATAGTGTGACGAATTTGACAGAGGGTGTCATGGTGAATCGCGACTTTGAGGTATCTTACGATGACAGACAGACTTCAAGGGCTGATTCAATGGGATCCAGCGAAGGTGCATATCGAATATAG
- a CDS encoding hypothetical protein (EggNog:ENOG41), whose amino-acid sequence MAEAFGIAGSAFGTVSLGLQLFKEISQYVDDIDGRDEDLKEARNYAINVQLSLNALDIAISNAPTGDPATKNAIDSCKASCVSAVNNLLAVVKELRGPTVTLPNSNAARAKELCAKLKYPFKKQNIEKLEETLSRTNSALQTLLQVFQVYV is encoded by the coding sequence ATGGCGGAAGCATTCGGTATAGCTGGCAGCGCGTTCGGCACTGTCTCCTTAGGCCTGCAGCTCTTTAAAGAGATTTCGCAATATGTCGATGACATTGACGGCCGTGACGAAGATCTAAAGGAGGCACGCAACTACGCGATTAACGTTCAACTCTCACTAAATGCGCTTGATATTGCGATATCTAACGCGCCTACTGGCGATCCTGCAACCAAAAATGCAATCGACTCCTGCAAAGCATCATGCGTCTCTGCGGTAAACAATTTGTTGGCAGTTGTAAAAGAACTCAGAGGCCCAACAGTTACTTTGCCGAACAGCAACGCTGCCAGGGCCAAAGAGCTTTGCGCCAAATTGAAATACCCTTTCAAGAAGCAGAACATCGAAAAGCTCGAGGAAACTCTTTCGCGTACGAACAGTGCTCTGCAGACTCTATTGCAGGTATTTCAGGTGTATGTCTAA